Part of the Triticum urartu cultivar G1812 chromosome 2, Tu2.1, whole genome shotgun sequence genome, CTGGTTCACGGTGAGCATTTTTTCAAAATTTAAGCACATTAAGTTTTTCAGAATATAGGTATTTAtaatatattaaaaatatattagaaaaaacaaaaaaaggacAAGAAAGATCAATAAAAATAGTTGTACATGTACCTGGGTAATTATGGGCCGAACCATTTATTGTCCTTGAGGCGAGACGTACTTGTCCCATGCTATGGGCGAGAGACAAAGCCGCCCCACTCTACGGGTCAAAGTTCTAAGGCGCGCGTTCATTGATTTTGATATCGCGTCATCAGGTTTAGAGCTGGCATACCATCTTGAGATACGAAGTCACTATAGGtgcctcgtagttgagggaaacgTCTCCTCCCTCTGAATGTGTATCACCGAAAATTCTGAAATATATCCAGGAGAAATGCGAGCAACATGACTTGAACTCTGGTGGGCTGGGGATACTATTGTCCTCCTAACTATTCGCTGGCATAGCACGATTTAATTAGGCAGTGTATGTACGTGTTAGGTATTGTACACATGTATGCCAATCAACTGAGTACTTAGATTGGTCCCATGAATCATCATGATCAAATGAGGACCATTCATTTATTATTGTGTGGCTCTAGGTTCGGATGACGCGCAACTGCTGATGTCTGTCCTCTATTCTGGGCGGTAATCATGAGGGCATGTACAATGCATAGCCCCAGAGTAATGCCTCACATGCCATGTAGGATCGGATATCAGGTAAAATAGGTTTGGATAGGGAAGCGGGATCCTCTGCAGGAGACGGGTGCTTGGAGAGAAAAAGTGTGGTCCGGTGTCAAAAGCTAAAAAGGTTGGATCGAAAAGTAGAGTCTTTATTTTCTATTTGTTAATAAGGCCCACTAGTTGTAGCTTGCATTGGAAAGAAGAAATAATTATAGATGCCTCAAACTACTTTTTGTCATGAGACATATGTATCCATATGCCACCATTGAATGTCCTGATAAGAATCGATCTTCACTTGGCTTCGGAGTTGTTTTCTCCTTTCAAAAAGGTGCAACTAATCTTTGGGAGACTGCTTCGGAGTTGTGCGGTGGATCCTCCCACTACTGTTGTGCGGTCGTCTTACGCTCTGTTTTGCTCTGGTCACCGGTGGGTGGAAGGGCCCGAGGCCCCGAGCAGCCTAACTGTTCTCGCGATGAAGGACATAGCTTATGATCATCGGCTTTGATCATACCATTAGGCATTTGATTAGCACTGTGATCCACAAATCAAGAAAGACGAACTGATGGCCAAACAAATCAGGCCCTAATTTCTTAGCACTTATGATTAGCTAACAAATCAACTTCACACGTACGGTGCTACTTAATCAAGGCAATTTGGTACGTACCAAAAAAAGGTCGTCCCCCGGCCGGACAGCCAGCCAGCTCGCGGCTTGTACTGACAAGACCCACCGAAGGAGGGGCATGCAACTTCTCGACCTTCCATCACGTACGCATCATATTCTGGGCCTTGAATGAGCCTGAAAGCAGCGCCATGGCGGCCGAGTTGGCCATTGTCGACCTCCTGCTGCTTCCTCTGGGCATAGGCTGGTCCTTCGCTCCAAACGTTTCATGGTGCGCCGATTTCGACGCAGCATCCTCCGCTCTAATTAGATTCATTAGTGGCTTAAATAATTGGGCCCGCGTACCAGCCGTGCCATTGCCATTGCCATCCACCCACGCATTTTGCAGGACCCTTAGAAGAACACATTTTGCAGGTGGGTGGCTGCCTGGTGCGTGCACGCATATACTGTTGCATGCATGGACGATCAGTTGGCAGCGTGTTGTTTCGTGCCACCAGATGCACGTAGAGCACGTTGGCCACCAGTAGAATCTATACGATAGAGAGATATCAAAGGGAAAAATCTACACAGTGGAGTGGGAGCTGGGCTGCTGGGGATGAGACGAGGCCGGTCCTTGGTGCTTCAATGCCTCGACGTCGACGTGCAACCGCATTTTCCATTGCTGTCACCAGTGACACGTACGCCACTGCTCAAGCTCTCTGACTCGGAACAGACTCGGATCCGTCCACTGCTAGCTCGTCCATCTCCTACTGCCACGTAGGTTAGCCAGTAGCTTCTTCGCCCGCTATATATATGGACTACGTGGTTGGCCAGCTTGTGTGCCCTCGATCCTACCATCACATAGGCCCGGCGTCCGGAGCGATAATCAGCGAAGATGGTGGTGGTGGCGCGGGTGGCCGGTGGGTTGCTGCGCGCCCTCCTCTTCGGCGTCTTCGGGGCGGCCGGGACGGTGGTCGGCGCCGCGTACGGCCTCCTGTCTGGCTTCGTCGACGACGAGGACGGCTTCGCGCAGGGGACGCTGCTGGGAGCGCTCGCCGGAGCGCTCATGTCCCTCGACCTCGCCCACTCCCTAATGGCCATATGGGGTCACCGCCGCCATGACGACCACTGCTCCCCCTTGGACGCTCACGCCGGGCGAATCAAGCGCACCGTCGGCGCCGTTGTCCAACTCACGGCTCTCGCCGACCCGCAGTACTGCGGAAGACGAGGCGACAGCGCCGTCGTGGGCCTCGACCGGCCGGCAAGATCGTCAAGCTTCGGCTTCTTTCCGCCGGTGGCCGTCGGTGCTGCAAGTGGCGGCTGCTGCCCCATCTGCCTCCAGGAGTTCGAGGCCGGCGGCGAgcgcgcggggcggcggctcccGGCGTGCTCCCACGTCTTTCATCTCGAGTGCATCCGTAGCTGGCTCCTCCGCAAGCCCGACTGCCCCATGTGCCGTCACGCCGTCCACTAGCTCTGTCCAGCGGCAAAGAGGTCAATTTGTGATTTCAGATGTTTTTGGCGATTTCAGTTCGTGGTCACCGTGTGTGCTTTTACTTGGGAGCCGCCACGTGTTACGTGTATATTGGTTCGTCATagctactagtactccctccgtttttatttagtccgcgtattagctttagtcaaagtcaagctttgtaaactttgaccaaatttataaacaaaaatattaacatatacaataacaaaccTATACCATTAGATttattattgaatgtactttcacatcatatattTTTTTTATAGGAAATGTTTGTACTTTTTTCTAAAAATTTGGTCAAaatttatgaagtttgacttcacTCAACTCTAacatgcagagtaaataaaaacggaagGAATACAAGGCTAATGACCGTTTTCCAGTCAACCAGTGAAAAGTCAACCACAACACCTAGTAGTGTACACCGAAGTGCAATACAGTTTTTTTCTATAGCAAACAACACCAGAGATTTGAATAGTAACTTTCGTCTTCctgactgtctactacaacatgGTCTGCCCGACTTCGGTAATGGAGTGCGATGACAGCGACGCACCTTCGGCTcgtttcagtgcttgtagtcgttgTTAGGTGGTCTACAAACTTAATGTAATTTTTACCTCTGATGTTCTTTGTACTATATTGACAGTTGATGAATGGATTAAAAGTTTTTGTCGCAAAAAAAATCATGAGAGATTTGAAAGGTAACTTTTGTGTTCTTCTGGACGAAAAACAAAGTAAAACTGTAACTTTAAAAATTAGAATAGTAACTTTTATATATAACTTTTTTTTGGCATATAACACCATAGAAGTCATTTCTCCGCAAAAATTAACATGCTAGTATAACGCTAGACCATGTTGGTTACAAAAAAattcataagtatttgaattattttaatattttttgaacGTGGGTGCGACTAGAACTAGGTTTTGTTGTGTATTTTCGTCTATGTTTCTCCTTAAAAAATTACATGTGCACTTTTCATTTTCAAAGAAACCTTTGATTGGATTggtacatgcatgaaaatgctGCGACGTGGTCATCAAAACCACTTCCGTTGAGATAAAATCAATAAACTCATAAACAATTATTAATAGATAGCAAACCCTTATAATATACCCCAACTTTCCTAGATTAGAAGGTATTCAGGCATTTTGAGTTTTTACGTTGACAATCAATTAGACAAATACCCCCCAAAAAATCGATTAGACAAATACCCACAATTTTTTTACACAAATATGCATATATGAGTAACGTAAACTGTTGAAAACTTATTTTGAATGACAAATCAATGGCACAAAATCCACATGTTTGTGTTAGTTTCACTACTAGTAATAGTTTGCGCATGAAATTGATAGCTATATGGTCCGTGAAGAAGAAGACTACATACGCTCGTCCAGTTCACGATGTAAACTTCATTTCAATATCACGGACAAGCACACTCTGATTACGGAGAAGAGAGTACACAAGGAAAGTCTCTGCTGGCATCAATTCTCTGTACGTCTCCCCCGTTGTAGAAATGGTTTTGCTGCTACTCTACTGTGATTTCGAGCGAGTTGACCCCATTAAAGCCCGAAGCTGCGATTCCATCAAGTTGTCCCCGTCAGCTAAAATAAAGCGGATTctcaaataaaaaaaataaaataaagcgCGCTGGTTAAGCACGATCGACCATTGTTATGTAGCGTGAGGAAGGAGGAGGACGGGTTCATGCAGGGGACGCTCCAGGCCAGGCGACAAATAATtcggaacgaagggagtacaacAGTGGCGTAGCTTGGAGCGAAATTGAGAGAGATCGAATGCAAAACAAATAAAATCAGGTTGTAACTTCTAATGAGTTTCACCCACCGAAAGACCGACAGCTTTCGACCTCCGATTATTTAAGCATGCATGTCGACTTCCTGGGGCAATGCTTGCAGTTTTGAATGAGTTGAGCCGACGTGGTTTGAAGCCTGAAAGCGGCATGCTGATGCCTGAGCGATGTCTCTGGTGCTGTCTCTATACGTGCCTTGATTTTGACACGGCATCCTCCTCCTGCTGACCTGCTCTAATTACAATACATTCATTCATCACCAGCTTGATTAGTTCCAAGTTCCAACCCACACATACTATTACTAGTACGGAGTAGTGCACGTAGCTAGCATCAGTCGGCTGCGTGTCGTTTCGTGTCACCGCATCAGTAGTGCATCCCTTGTTAATTCAGTTTAGCAGAATCTAGGTCTGGACGCGGACGGGCAACGGCATTTTCATTGCTCTCGTCACTGCTCAAACTCTGACCGGAACGGGGATTGGAATTTGGATCATGTGGCAGCACGCACAGGCACGGCtcgctagctagctagctacgcAATCCTACTGCTGCGTCAGTTAGCTTGTACGTAGGAGTAGGAGCTTCTTCTTGCCGACTCTTCGATCGCCGTATCCAGGCAACATACAGGCACGCTCCAGCCCAGGCGAGTTGTCACGAGGACACCAACCAAACTGGCTCTGAAGTACTACGTGGCCTGGCCTCCCCCTCCCCTCGATCAAGTGAAGCCTGAGGTTTTGTGGCTATCATATCAGAGCGGATCAGCGATTGCTTTGCTCGCTGCCGTTCTTCGATCCCTCTGGCCGGTGGATGGTGATCACGCGGGTGGCCGTCGGGCTGCTGCGCGCCCTCGTCGCCGGTGTCTTCTGGGCGGCCGGCACGGCGGTGGGCGCCGCGTACGGCCTCCTGTCAGCCGGCTTCGTCGACGACTACGAGGAGGACGGGTTCATGCAGGGGACGCTGCTGGGGGCGGTCGCCGGAGCGCTCGTGTCCCTCGACCTCGCCGGCTCCCTCCTCACCATATGGTGCCGCTGCCGCCAAGACGACCACCGCTCCACCGGGCGAATCAAGCGCACCGTCGGCGCCGTTGTTGCGCTGACGGCTCTCGCCGACCCGCACTACTCCGGTCGCGGTGACCTCGTCGTCCTCTCGCCCAACCAGCCGGTGATCACGGGGACGAAGGACGCCGTCGTGGTGGTCACTAAGGACACCGCCGGGCAGAGCACCTGTCCCCACATGCTCCCACGTTTTCCACACCGTCGGGGCGGCGAGCGCGCGGGGAGGCTCCGCGCATGCTCCCACGTTTTCCACGTGGGCTGCATCCGCAGGCCGCACTGCCCCATGTGCCGCCGTGCCGTCAGCTAGCACGCCTCGCAGCAAACGGACTTGTTTTAATTCCCTTTGGACAGACAGAAAGAATAGGAGTCTGCATGTGTCAATTTGTAAATTTCAGATGTTTTTGGCGATTTCAGTCGGTGGTCACTGGATGTGATCTTACCCTGGCCTGGGAAAAACCTCTCAACTTTCTTTCAAAGCTGTCTTCTGAActttatactccctccattccataatgtagtgcttcctctatccccgtgcttcaactttgaccgtaaatttaactaccaagaccgattgcggcgggagcaagTTATATCAGTGAATTCATATTTGAAAGAAGTTTTTAATTATGTAATTTTTTATCCCGCCGCAGTCGGTCTCGTTTGTTAAGTGTATGGTCAAAGTTCGACCTCGGAAAGCACaggcgcactatattttggaatgaaGGGAGTATATAACACCGTTAACAAGCAGAGGGTCTGCACTGCTGAGGCGTGGGGCTGCGGCAACTCAGGATAGATATGTGGACTCAACTCCTTGACATCGTGGAGCAACTCGCCTCGTCCACCGGTCCTGATTCACCCCTGTGGTCCTGTACAGGAtctggttcctcccttctctCAATACATTCTGAAGTTCTCTGTACCGGCCAAGATTCGTGTGTGTTCTTCTTCGGCCGCTGCTGCCTACCCTGATAATAACCTACCCTGCCTGCTCAAGTCCGCACTTGAGCTGCTatacggagggagtatatctcaAAGTTGCGGAATGAAATGCGCTTTCAGGGCAAGGTGTGGCCAGGCATGCGTTGGACATGGACGTCGACGATCGACCTCCCCTCCCCGACGAAAAGCTCAAGTCTGCTGGGGCAAGACGCGTCGCAAGCGTCGTACTACCACATTTGGATAGGAAACACAGGGGACTGAACCtgtttttccttttagaatttacGCAACTGTCTGATTCCGTTTCTGTGGTGTTCCTGTGGTTCTTCTTCTAAAAGAAAAAAAGGTGCAACACAACTCCCTTTTCATTCTATTTTTGCATTGCACTTTTGATCAATTTCTCCGTCCGGTTTTATCAGGCGCCCTCATCTTCTGAATTAGACAACAAAGAGAGCCGCATGTGATGCCGACACAGGCAAGGTAGATTTGGGACAAGTAGATATAGAGAGTAATGACTTGCTGGTAAACCACAAATATGCGTTGATTGATGACACCAGAGACACTCGATCGGCTTGGTTGGGTGcgcgcgtgcgtgcgtgcgtgcaatgccgccgccgccgccgccagagcCAAGCTGATGACAAGCGTACAGCACAATACTCACTCGTGCCGTTATACATGTTCAGACATTAATTGATTActtactccctctgtaaactaatataagaatgtttagatcactaaaatagtaatctaaacgctcttatattagtttacggagggagtactacttaGCGCTCGGGAGCCTGTCTGATCGACCGACTCCGCACTTCTACGTACTGTGTACTCTACAGTCGTCCTCCTCCGCCGGCATGTTCTATGGTAGGTAGCTAAGGCAGGCGGGAGGAGGAGTAGcttgttattcttcttcttccAGGAGATGAGACGAGATGCATGAGGACCGTCTCTGAATGATCCATGGCCAAAGACACAAGAATCAGCTGTCTAAATAGTATTACGTACTAGGTATAGCCAGGTGTGTGGCGGGAGGTTATCTCTCCACGGCAGCCGGCGGTGGCGGCTGCCGCACGAACTGCCCGCGCACCCGCGGGCGCTGCTCGGCCAGTCTCTTCCTGCTCTGGTAACGCACCTGCAAAATGAGTTACCCATTTTTCATCAGCTATCACGAACAAAACCCAATCAGAAGAATGAAACGAAGAACAGAGAACAGACGGAATCGGCTTTCGGAAAAACCCAGTACCTTCTTCCCGAAGTTCCTCTCTTTTCTCTTCTCTCTGAACTTGTTCACGGCGGCCATCCGGCGCTCCCGTTTCATGTGCATCATGTTGCTTCTTTTGTCGATGCCACCGGTCTCAGCATgtacagcagcagcagtagctgCGGTGCTCCCATTGTTGGTGTTGTTATTACTGCCAGAGTTGCTACCATAGTTGGCAGCATGACCTTCCACCGGACCCGACGGATTGATCACGTTGGACTGTGCAGTGCCGCCTGCCGATGATCCACCATTCGCGTCATGGGCCGCTGCGCAGGGGTGTTTGCTCTGTGCTTCACCACCCATGTCTTTCGCTGCTGCGGCTGCGGTTGCTGCATTCTTCTTGCTCGTTTCATCAGCCTTGTCTTTCCCTGCTGCTGTTGCCGGCGTCCATGGCTGCACACGATGGAACGCCGAGGTGTGCGTGTTGCCGTTGATTGGCGAGACCTTATTATTTCCACCGGCGGGCTTGGTGACCACGCTCTTGGTGGTGGAGCCCATGtcgttgttgttgctgctgccgTTGGAGCCTTGCTTCATCTGAGCGGCGTCCGTTTTCGCGGCCACGGAGCTGTTGCCGTTGGGCGAGCAGCTCCCGACGAACCCTGCGCCGCCTTGATTGGAGACCGCGCACGTATTGTACCTTGCAAAGAATGAAAACGGTTAGTATGCAACATATGGATGATTTAAGGATTCGCAAAGGACACTGATATTATGCTTTGCACCTCGTGAATGCCGAGAGGTCCGACCGTCTCACAACGTTCCTCTGTTCCTCCTGGATCGCAGCATCCGCGCCGTCTGCGGTCGATCTCGACCTCTTTAGGCTCAGCTCAAGATATGGCATGGCGTTCTCACGGTCGGCGTCTTTACCTTCCGGCACTTGTGACGAGCAGTTAGGAGCATCTATGGCTCTAGCTGCCTGTTGGGCGTCCATGTTTTTGGCCATCGAACCAATCAGGTCAGCAGCTCGAACAATTGGCTCATCTGAATTTTCCATAACTGTATCATTGGAGTTGTTCTGTGGCAGATACTCACACCGTCCATCGGTTGGTTTGACCGAACTCTCGTTCGGGGAGGACTGATCATCTGTGTTCAAATTACCAGGGGCACCTATCTCCAACTCCTTCCCTTTGAACTCATCACCTGGAAAACATAATCGAATTTAGTCAATACAAAATGGAACAAGCAGCCTTTGGTTCAGTTGCACAGTGAGCtggttgagcacttgagcataCCATACCATTAGTTTCTTTTGGTTTCTGGCATTTTTTGTT contains:
- the LOC125540892 gene encoding NEP1-interacting protein-like 1 — protein: MVVVARVAGGLLRALLFGVFGAAGTVVGAAYGLLSGFVDDEDGFAQGTLLGALAGALMSLDLAHSLMAIWGHRRHDDHCSPLDAHAGRIKRTVGAVVQLTALADPQYCGRRGDSAVVGLDRPARSSSFGFFPPVAVGAASGGCCPICLQEFEAGGERAGRRLPACSHVFHLECIRSWLLRKPDCPMCRHAVH
- the LOC125535464 gene encoding uncharacterized protein LOC125535464; its protein translation is MVITRVAVGLLRALVAGVFWAAGTAVGAAYGLLSAGFVDDYEEDGFMQGTLLGAVAGALVSLDLAGSLLTIWCRCRQDDHRSTGRIKRTVGAVVALTALADPHYSGRGDLVVLSPNQPVITGTKDAVVVVTKDTAGQSTCPHMLPRFPHRRGGERAGRLRACSHVFHVGCIRRPHCPMCRRAVS
- the LOC125535462 gene encoding two-component response regulator-like PRR37 isoform X1 gives rise to the protein MRPRPPPPSAMDRHHHQQQQQPPSPQEEHAAQPRCWEEFLHRKTIRVLLVETDDSTRQVVTALLRHCMYQVIPAENGHQAWAYLQDMQSNIDLVLTEVFMHGGLSGIDLLGRIMNHEVCKDIPVIMMSSHDSMGTVLSCLSNGAADFLAKPIRKNELKNLWAHVWRRSHSSSGSGSGSAIQTQKCTKSKSGDDSNNNSNNRNDDASMGLNARDGSDNGSGTQAQSSWTKRAVEIDSPQDMSPDQSIDPPDSTCAHVSHLKSEICSNRLRGTDNKKCQKPKETNGDEFKGKELEIGAPGNLNTDDQSSPNESSVKPTDGRCEYLPQNNSNDTVMENSDEPIVRAADLIGSMAKNMDAQQAARAIDAPNCSSQVPEGKDADRENAMPYLELSLKRSRSTADGADAAIQEEQRNVVRRSDLSAFTRYNTCAVSNQGGAGFVGSCSPNGNSSVAAKTDAAQMKQGSNGSSNNNDMGSTTKSVVTKPAGGNNKVSPINGNTHTSAFHRVQPWTPATAAGKDKADETSKKNAATAAAAAKDMGGEAQSKHPCAAAHDANGGSSAGGTAQSNVINPSGPVEGHAANYGSNSGSNNNTNNGSTAATAAAVHAETGGIDKRSNMMHMKRERRMAAVNKFREKRKERNFGKKVRYQSRKRLAEQRPRVRGQFVRQPPPPAAVER
- the LOC125535462 gene encoding two-component response regulator-like PRR37 isoform X2 gives rise to the protein MRPRPPPPSAMDRHHHQQQQQPPSPQEEHAAQPRCWEEFLHRKTIRVLLVETDDSTRQVVTALLRHCMYQVIPAENGHQAWAYLQDMQSNIDLVLTEVFMHGGLSGIDLLGRIMNHEVCKDIPVIMMSSHDSMGTVLSCLSNGAADFLAKPIRKNELKNLWAHVWRRSHSSSGSGSGSAIQTQKCTKSKSGDDSNNNSNNRNDDASMGLNARDGSDNGSGTQAQSSWTKRAVEIDSPQDMSPDQSIDPPDSTCAHVSHLKSEICSNRLRGTDNKKCQKPKETNDEFKGKELEIGAPGNLNTDDQSSPNESSVKPTDGRCEYLPQNNSNDTVMENSDEPIVRAADLIGSMAKNMDAQQAARAIDAPNCSSQVPEGKDADRENAMPYLELSLKRSRSTADGADAAIQEEQRNVVRRSDLSAFTRYNTCAVSNQGGAGFVGSCSPNGNSSVAAKTDAAQMKQGSNGSSNNNDMGSTTKSVVTKPAGGNNKVSPINGNTHTSAFHRVQPWTPATAAGKDKADETSKKNAATAAAAAKDMGGEAQSKHPCAAAHDANGGSSAGGTAQSNVINPSGPVEGHAANYGSNSGSNNNTNNGSTAATAAAVHAETGGIDKRSNMMHMKRERRMAAVNKFREKRKERNFGKKVRYQSRKRLAEQRPRVRGQFVRQPPPPAAVER
- the LOC125535462 gene encoding two-component response regulator-like PRR37 isoform X6, which codes for MRPRPPPPSAMDRHHHQQQQQPPSPQEEHAAQPRCWEEFLHRKTIRVLLVETDDSTRQVVTALLRHCMYQVIPAENGHQAWAYLQDMQSNIDLVLTEVFMHGGLSGIDLLGRIMNHEVCKDIPVIMMSSHDSMGTVLSCLSNGAADFLAKPIRKNELKNLWAHVWRRSHSSSGSGSGSAIQTQKCTKSKSGDDSNNNSNNRNDDASMGLNARDGSDNGSGTQSSWTKRAVEIDSPQDMSPDQSIDPPDSTCAHVSHLKSEICSNRLRGDEFKGKELEIGAPGNLNTDDQSSPNESSVKPTDGRCEYLPQNNSNDTVMENSDEPIVRAADLIGSMAKNMDAQQAARAIDAPNCSSQVPEGKDADRENAMPYLELSLKRSRSTADGADAAIQEEQRNVVRRSDLSAFTRYNTCAVSNQGGAGFVGSCSPNGNSSVAAKTDAAQMKQGSNGSSNNNDMGSTTKSVVTKPAGGNNKVSPINGNTHTSAFHRVQPWTPATAAGKDKADETSKKNAATAAAAAKDMGGEAQSKHPCAAAHDANGGSSAGGTAQSNVINPSGPVEGHAANYGSNSGSNNNTNNGSTAATAAAVHAETGGIDKRSNMMHMKRERRMAAVNKFREKRKERNFGKKVRYQSRKRLAEQRPRVRGQFVRQPPPPAAVER
- the LOC125535462 gene encoding two-component response regulator-like PRR37 isoform X4; amino-acid sequence: MDRHHHQQQQQPPSPQEEHAAQPRCWEEFLHRKTIRVLLVETDDSTRQVVTALLRHCMYQVIPAENGHQAWAYLQDMQSNIDLVLTEVFMHGGLSGIDLLGRIMNHEVCKDIPVIMMSSHDSMGTVLSCLSNGAADFLAKPIRKNELKNLWAHVWRRSHSSSGSGSGSAIQTQKCTKSKSGDDSNNNSNNRNDDASMGLNARDGSDNGSGTQAQSSWTKRAVEIDSPQDMSPDQSIDPPDSTCAHVSHLKSEICSNRLRGTDNKKCQKPKETNGDEFKGKELEIGAPGNLNTDDQSSPNESSVKPTDGRCEYLPQNNSNDTVMENSDEPIVRAADLIGSMAKNMDAQQAARAIDAPNCSSQVPEGKDADRENAMPYLELSLKRSRSTADGADAAIQEEQRNVVRRSDLSAFTRYNTCAVSNQGGAGFVGSCSPNGNSSVAAKTDAAQMKQGSNGSSNNNDMGSTTKSVVTKPAGGNNKVSPINGNTHTSAFHRVQPWTPATAAGKDKADETSKKNAATAAAAAKDMGGEAQSKHPCAAAHDANGGSSAGGTAQSNVINPSGPVEGHAANYGSNSGSNNNTNNGSTAATAAAVHAETGGIDKRSNMMHMKRERRMAAVNKFREKRKERNFGKKVRYQSRKRLAEQRPRVRGQFVRQPPPPAAVER
- the LOC125535462 gene encoding two-component response regulator-like PRR37 isoform X3 produces the protein MRPRPPPPSAMDRHHHQQQQQPPSPQEEHAAQPRCWEEFLHRKTIRVLLVETDDSTRQVVTALLRHCMYQVIPAENGHQAWAYLQDMQSNIDLVLTEVFMHGGLSGIDLLGRIMNHEVCKDIPVIMMSSHDSMGTVLSCLSNGAADFLAKPIRKNELKNLWAHVWRRSHSSSGSGSGSAIQTQKCTKSKSGDDSNNNSNNRNDDASMGLNARDGSDNGSGTQSSWTKRAVEIDSPQDMSPDQSIDPPDSTCAHVSHLKSEICSNRLRGTDNKKCQKPKETNGDEFKGKELEIGAPGNLNTDDQSSPNESSVKPTDGRCEYLPQNNSNDTVMENSDEPIVRAADLIGSMAKNMDAQQAARAIDAPNCSSQVPEGKDADRENAMPYLELSLKRSRSTADGADAAIQEEQRNVVRRSDLSAFTRYNTCAVSNQGGAGFVGSCSPNGNSSVAAKTDAAQMKQGSNGSSNNNDMGSTTKSVVTKPAGGNNKVSPINGNTHTSAFHRVQPWTPATAAGKDKADETSKKNAATAAAAAKDMGGEAQSKHPCAAAHDANGGSSAGGTAQSNVINPSGPVEGHAANYGSNSGSNNNTNNGSTAATAAAVHAETGGIDKRSNMMHMKRERRMAAVNKFREKRKERNFGKKVRYQSRKRLAEQRPRVRGQFVRQPPPPAAVER
- the LOC125535462 gene encoding two-component response regulator-like PRR37 isoform X5 produces the protein MRPRPPPPSAMDRHHHQQQQQPPSPQEEHAAQPRCWEEFLHRKTIRVLLVETDDSTRQVVTALLRHCMYQVIPAENGHQAWAYLQDMQSNIDLVLTEVFMHGGLSGIDLLGRIMNHEVCKDIPVIMMSSHDSMGTVLSCLSNGAADFLAKPIRKNELKNLWAHVWRRSHSSSGSGSGSAIQTQKCTKSKSGDDSNNNSNNRNDDASMGLNARDGSDNGSGTQAQSSWTKRAVEIDSPQDMSPDQSIDPPDSTCAHVSHLKSEICSNRLRGDEFKGKELEIGAPGNLNTDDQSSPNESSVKPTDGRCEYLPQNNSNDTVMENSDEPIVRAADLIGSMAKNMDAQQAARAIDAPNCSSQVPEGKDADRENAMPYLELSLKRSRSTADGADAAIQEEQRNVVRRSDLSAFTRYNTCAVSNQGGAGFVGSCSPNGNSSVAAKTDAAQMKQGSNGSSNNNDMGSTTKSVVTKPAGGNNKVSPINGNTHTSAFHRVQPWTPATAAGKDKADETSKKNAATAAAAAKDMGGEAQSKHPCAAAHDANGGSSAGGTAQSNVINPSGPVEGHAANYGSNSGSNNNTNNGSTAATAAAVHAETGGIDKRSNMMHMKRERRMAAVNKFREKRKERNFGKKVRYQSRKRLAEQRPRVRGQFVRQPPPPAAVER